The following proteins come from a genomic window of Thermovirga sp.:
- a CDS encoding ATP-binding cassette domain-containing protein encodes MRALTVTDLVASYGQGVVLHGVSLSVEAGEVVVVLGVNGAGKTTLLRAITGLMSKIQGTVDVDGVQVQGLS; translated from the coding sequence ATGAGAGCTCTCACGGTCACTGATTTAGTAGCTTCCTATGGGCAGGGAGTGGTGCTTCACGGGGTAAGCCTATCTGTCGAAGCCGGAGAGGTGGTTGTGGTGCTGGGCGTAAATGGCGCCGGCAAGACGACCCTCCTTCGCGCTATTACCGGACTGATGTCTAAAATCCAGGGGACGGTCGACGTTGACGGCGTACAAGTACAAGGATTGAGTC
- a CDS encoding ABC transporter ATP-binding protein: MKSGSNARGGALEAPRPFLEVQGISLSFDGIRALDNVNFNVAERSRCGLIGPNGAGKTTLFNCVSRLYSAQSGRIIMDGQDLSTIPGHAIVGIGAARTFQNVGLIQSMSVFDNVMGGAWSEYPRGLIRFALIPPELSASEKVVRSRAWEVLERLDMTNIASLKPSELPYGTQKRVELARALMMRPRLLMLDEPANGLTTVEVDELRVLLTRLWEEYKLTLLVVEHNMRFVMNICDDIVVLDAGKVIAHGSPEEVRNNPAVIEAYLGRRNPVGGIDNESSHGH; this comes from the coding sequence ATGAAGTCTGGCTCGAACGCGAGGGGTGGGGCTCTGGAAGCGCCCCGCCCCTTCTTGGAGGTGCAGGGGATTTCCTTGAGCTTTGATGGGATCCGCGCCCTTGATAATGTGAATTTCAACGTTGCCGAGCGGTCGCGATGTGGCTTGATTGGTCCGAACGGGGCAGGTAAGACTACTCTCTTTAACTGCGTCAGCCGTCTCTATTCAGCGCAGAGCGGCAGGATAATTATGGACGGACAAGATCTCAGCACCATTCCCGGGCATGCTATCGTTGGAATCGGAGCCGCAAGGACTTTCCAGAACGTTGGTCTAATCCAGTCAATGTCAGTATTTGACAATGTCATGGGGGGTGCCTGGTCGGAATATCCTCGTGGCCTTATACGGTTCGCGTTGATCCCCCCAGAGCTCTCCGCATCAGAGAAAGTCGTTCGAAGTCGTGCCTGGGAGGTCTTGGAACGGCTCGACATGACAAACATTGCCAGCCTAAAGCCGTCGGAACTCCCCTACGGGACGCAAAAGCGTGTGGAGCTGGCCCGTGCCTTAATGATGCGCCCCAGGCTTCTCATGCTAGACGAGCCTGCAAACGGTCTGACGACGGTTGAAGTGGATGAATTGAGAGTGCTGCTGACAAGGCTTTGGGAGGAGTACAAGCTCACGCTCCTTGTTGTTGAGCATAATATGAGGTTTGTCATGAATATTTGTGATGACATTGTTGTATTGGATGCGGGAAAGGTTATCGCCCACGGTAGTCCCGAAGAAGTCCGCAACAACCCTGCGGTCATTGAGGCATACCTGGGACGGCGTAACCCCGTCGGGGGAATAGACAATGAGAGCTCTCACGGTCACTGA
- a CDS encoding ABC transporter substrate-binding protein: protein MVVLAVLALSLTAHAQDGPDMEVTGDTILVGASMPLSGSGAVFGIYSKGVQAYFNYINDNGGVRGKQLKLKLYDDADDPSRTMRNVRRLVENDNVFAVGFIVGTAHNLGVRSYLNNRNIPHILANSGHDEFGNPVSSKKYPLTTVFLPSYALESSVAARYLIEHKPKCKVAILRQNDDQGKSLLEGFRKAIEGTDIEIVAIQVFGLGDPSVLGAVQVLAQSGADVFLNYSSGTYTTQAISKMAELDWRPLTFLISWNVALSTLEPAGLHNAKGFMAAAYLKTPTDPMWNDDEGMKWYRQTVEKYLPGTDPNQQGVAYGFTEAEIFVTALKKAEKLTRSALITSLRNLKDEKMTLLVPGITASTDESQDQYWVINSLALRRFDGEGWKDTGDVYTW from the coding sequence TTGGTAGTTTTGGCGGTTCTTGCTCTTTCTTTAACCGCCCATGCTCAAGACGGTCCCGATATGGAAGTGACGGGTGACACGATCCTGGTAGGCGCCAGCATGCCCTTATCGGGATCGGGGGCGGTTTTTGGGATTTATTCAAAGGGAGTACAAGCCTATTTCAACTACATCAATGACAATGGTGGCGTTCGTGGTAAACAGTTGAAGCTCAAGCTATACGATGACGCCGACGATCCTTCCAGGACCATGCGAAATGTGAGGAGGCTTGTGGAAAACGACAATGTTTTTGCCGTAGGTTTTATTGTCGGCACCGCCCACAACCTCGGAGTCCGTTCGTACTTGAACAATCGGAATATCCCCCATATCCTGGCCAATAGCGGCCATGACGAGTTCGGCAACCCTGTTTCCTCGAAAAAATACCCTTTGACGACGGTGTTTCTCCCCTCCTACGCGCTTGAATCCTCCGTTGCAGCGAGGTACCTGATAGAGCACAAGCCCAAGTGCAAGGTTGCCATCCTTCGCCAGAATGACGACCAGGGCAAGAGCTTGCTCGAGGGTTTTCGAAAGGCTATAGAAGGTACGGATATTGAGATCGTGGCTATCCAGGTCTTCGGATTAGGTGACCCCAGTGTGCTTGGTGCAGTGCAGGTCCTGGCTCAGTCTGGTGCAGACGTGTTCCTAAATTATAGCTCCGGTACCTACACCACCCAGGCCATCTCAAAGATGGCTGAACTAGACTGGCGGCCCTTAACCTTCCTCATTAGCTGGAACGTCGCCTTGAGCACCCTCGAACCTGCCGGATTACACAATGCGAAGGGATTTATGGCCGCTGCGTACCTCAAGACACCTACTGATCCAATGTGGAACGACGACGAGGGAATGAAGTGGTATCGCCAAACGGTTGAGAAATACTTACCCGGCACCGACCCGAATCAGCAGGGCGTAGCCTATGGATTTACCGAAGCCGAGATATTTGTGACCGCGCTTAAGAAAGCCGAGAAACTCACCCGTTCGGCCCTGATTACCTCCCTGCGTAATTTGAAGGACGAGAAGATGACCCTTCTGGTTCCAGGGATAACCGCTTCGACCGATGAGTCGCAAGACCAATATTGGGTGATAAATTCGCTCGCCCTGCGCCGGTTTGATGGTGAGGGTTGGAAAGATACCGGAGACGTGTACACATGGTAG